The window ATTATTCGCTACTTTCGGCTATCGCGCTTTAACGATGCGCAGCATCGCTAAAGCAATGGGGTACAGCCATGGTGCGCTATATTACCATTTTAACGAGAAAGCTGAACTGTTTTATGCGTTAATTAAGGAAGATTTCTCCGAATTAGTACAGCGTCAGCGGGAAATGATAGTTCGTGAGCAAGGGTTTAGCGTGAATCTGCTTCAAAAGCTGATGATGGAGTTCGTTAGGTTTGGTTTGAATAATCCGCATCATTACGAAATGATGTTCATGATTAACGAGCCAGAACTGCAGCAATATTCGCGTACCGAGCAAGCACAATCCTTGGAAATGTTTGCTATTGTTATCCGTAAAGTAATGGCCGATCAACCGGGAGCCGAGAGCAGGAAGTTTACACTTCCGTGGAATTTGTTTATGTCCTTACATGGCCTCATCTCCTACTGCATTCAGTTCAAACAATCCTATGAGGATGCGCGAAAACTGGCTGAAGAGCATATCCGTCTCATCTGTGTTAGCTTGGATTTGGATTCCTATGAACTGCAGCGTCCGCTTGTTAAAATGGTTAGCCCGAATCTACCAAAATCGATTGTCATATAGAAGGAATCAAGGAAGTGAGACGAGGGTCTTTCTTCCCTTTTTTTTTGTTAGCGACAAGCTTGTATTTTACATTAACCAGCCTGTGCTTTAGAATAATGAAAAGAGAAGCAAGGAAGGATGAACATATCACATGGATTTGAACAATTGGTCGGAAGAAAACGTGGAATTTATGTTTGAAGAAATTAAGAGAAAGCTGCGCATGGCTACCGGTGGGTCGATTAAAGCCTCGAACGTCAAGCAGGAAGTATACGAGGACTTGAAGGACTTATACGATTTGGTCGTCAGCAAAAATAATTTCAGCATTAGCGAAATCGATGCGATTACCACAGAGCTCGGTAAGATTCGTAAAGCATAAGCATTTTTTTATCAAAAAAATTGTCGTATTCTTGGCCTTAAGGCTGGAGATACGGCATTTTTTTGCGTTGAACGGAGCGGGGACAACCGCGTATTTTTACCGAAGAATGGACAGCTATCCAAGCGATGTTACCTACACAGCCGTACACTGTAGAGCAATGTATCTCTGGTAGCTGAAGGAGGTGGACGTTCGTGGCATCCAAAATTCGTAAAGACGACGTTCGGAAATTGGTCGGGAAAAATATCGTGGCTCTTAAGAAAGACGGAACTCAAGTAACTGGTAAATTGGTGCGGATCAGCGGTAACACGTTGATTGTTGCTCCACAAAACGGCAAAAAGGTTCAAGTAAAAGCCATTATTCCTTTGGTTTTGTTTGATCTGTTAGCGATTGGTACAGCACCTTATGCTTATGGTGGTGGATTTGGCTATGGCGGTGGCTTTGGTGGTTACCCATATGGCGGTAACTTCTATGGCGGCGGCTTCGGTGGTCCAGGATTCTTCTGGTAAAGGAGGACTCTTTCCCAATTAGGGAAAGGGCCTTTTTTTTTTGGTACCATTTCGGCTCTGGATGAATAGGCTAACATACAAGTCTCCGGCCAAAGTCCCTCAAGCTGGGCAGAAGAAGCTGGAAGTTAGCCAAGTATAGGGAGTGAGCAGTGTGCCGAGTTCCATCGTTTTTAACATGATTAATATTAATAATCAGAATACGAATGCAACCATCGGGATCGGTGAGAATGCGCAATCCAGCTGGGATTCTCACAGCAAAAACAATTACGGAACCGGTGAATTTATCGGCAATTCCGTCTCCGCCAATATCGTTAATTTCATCTATGACAACGACTTTATCGACTCGCCGATTAATGATCAGGATTTTAAACCAGCTGTCAATAACCAAGCCTAGTTGAATGGTGGGTGAAAGCCATGCTGAAATTACCGTGTCCACAAGAGCCGCCGCTCATTGAATTTGATGCTATCCATGTGAATTCCATAACCGATGGATCCGGTATTTTTATTGGCACCAATACACAAGTGAATTGGTCTACAAGTGGGAAAGGGAACAATGGCCTTGGAGAAATAAACGGTGACCATAATTACGTGCTTTATAATATCAATACGGTTTACGATAATGACATCATCGATGCGCCTTATACCAAAGGGGACTTGATCATTGGCCGTGTATAAAAAAGCATGCTCCGCAGCTGCTTCAATCAGCAGTTTGCGGAGCATTTGTTGTTTGTTCAGCCTGTGAGTTGGTGGGAGCAGGGGTAAAGCCGGAAGTCTGAGCCTGATTGGCAATCATGTCATGCAGCCATTCGGGCGTTTCGTTATCGCCGATATTGAGCATATCAAGGAAATCAGAGTCGTTGAGCATCGAACGAGTTCCAACTAGCTGATTGTTGTCGCCTTCAACAGCGCCAAAGCCTTGGACCGTTTTCTGATTGCTTTGAAAATCGGTCGGCCAATTGTTGCCCATATTGATGCAGGATGCGCTTTCTACCGATCCGATGCGGATTGAGCCGATAATAAACGTTGGGGACATGAAGGAGGACACCTTATATCACCTCTTTACGATTTGGAATGTGGTGGTGTGTATTTATAACCGGTAGAGGTTCGCTCTGTTTTGGATGCGGCAGCAGCTTGAGAATCAACGTCTACACCTTCACCAGTTGTACGAGAGCCGGCGGCCTTGCTTTCT is drawn from Paenibacillus sp. V4I7 and contains these coding sequences:
- a CDS encoding TetR/AcrR family transcriptional regulator; this translates as LFATFGYRALTMRSIAKAMGYSHGALYYHFNEKAELFYALIKEDFSELVQRQREMIVREQGFSVNLLQKLMMEFVRFGLNNPHHYEMMFMINEPELQQYSRTEQAQSLEMFAIVIRKVMADQPGAESRKFTLPWNLFMSLHGLISYCIQFKQSYEDARKLAEEHIRLICVSLDLDSYELQRPLVKMVSPNLPKSIVI
- a CDS encoding DUF1128 domain-containing protein, which codes for MDLNNWSEENVEFMFEEIKRKLRMATGGSIKASNVKQEVYEDLKDLYDLVVSKNNFSISEIDAITTELGKIRKA
- a CDS encoding spore germination protein translates to MPSSIVFNMININNQNTNATIGIGENAQSSWDSHSKNNYGTGEFIGNSVSANIVNFIYDNDFIDSPINDQDFKPAVNNQA